A single region of the Anoplolepis gracilipes chromosome 1, ASM4749672v1, whole genome shotgun sequence genome encodes:
- the LOC140664092 gene encoding aminopeptidase N-like: MAFLRLLFYSGLIFGTIITFSINENTGNSSIEFTYYFDDITPVHYDVKLIPYFKEDKGHEIYKYKIYKTHIEKYQTRGNFVLYGELNAIIDISRLFTKIGLNSPTLIRFLSGKIKKITTEGYSILHYPVLAITPYAKHIWFFHFPLPLPSGRYRLNTEFLTAIDNLENIITSLKTIVYREELLEMLDVIHLQATGARRLFPCWDKPTIKATFNISIKHHRKYQVFSNMPVQEKETCKHEMHENETYMKWTCFNTTPPMSTYIVTVVISPADFLKFEAEESRIIIWRRPDLNHMEFAEMIATRAMMIFEYKWTELKIPKVQFVAIHSLRCDNENWGLLLNSETDIIYDKNLDSVAHKIKVAWLIGRKMAYQWFADKPIINPFWLGTFWGSSGLWLIDGLTTLSGLYAIDSIKGYGNFEMVNLFIVQVYYESLRLETHNQFLIKEANLSENNAFSSFYRYIKGYYRVNYDPENWQKIAKYLNSIEYTKIHVLNRAKIIDDAFYFMINGQLNSSLFWNLTSYLGQETNYIAWYPMIKAFEHMSSIFPFPDKEVQNIKEKIKNILANLLEKIKYVEDPKESDLTKCLRQEAIKWLCILDDKKCLKKAYDKLKLHNGMSDTNKLLPGWKEWLYCKGLMSAERHIWRMVKDNSAGKYNNDRFLEFLACASNKIMDEYLESIMFKHNKTYNETQIKRNMISFLFIIAKHAKHDNVFLNILENFDKLKPRCVNGVAISIGIINHVYSEKQLKEVKNIMRSIIKPEAYKNSIKHIWEKKIILSDKNYYLVDKETIETNFYKYKNLVEEWV; this comes from the exons ATGGCATTTCTAAGACTGTTATTTTATAGCGGTCTTATATTTGGCactataataacattttcaattaatgaaaatacggGAAACTCATCGATTGAATTTACTTATTACTTTGATGATATAACACCAGTGCATTACGACGTCAAGTTAATACCATATTTCAAAGAAGACAAAggacatgaaatatataaatataaaatctataaaacgCATATAGAAAAGTATCAAACAAGAGGCAACTTTGTTTTATACGGCGAATTAAATGCCATTATCGATATTTCccgtttatttacaaaaataggTTTAAATTCACCGACATTAATACGCTTTTtatctggaaaaataaaaaaaattacaaccgAAGGATATAGTATATTACACTATCCAGTGTTAGCAATTACACCTTATGCAAAGCATATTTGGTTCTTTCATTTTCCGTTACCTTTACCTAGTGGACGTTACAGACTAAATACAGAATTTCTCACAGCAATTGATAACTTGGAAAACATTATTACTTCTTTAAAGACTATAGTTTACAGGGAAGAATTACTCGAAAT GTTGGACGTAATACATTTACAGGCGACTGGAGCCCGACGATTGTTTCCATGCTGGGACAAGCCGACAATCAAGGCCACTTTCAACATTTCCATAAAGCATCATCGCAAATACcaagttttttcaaatatgccggtacaagaaaaagaaacatgcAAACATGAAATGCATGAAAATGAAACATATATGAAGTGGACATGCTTTAATACTACTCCTCCAATGTCCACTTATATCGTGACGGTTGTAATCTCGCCAGcagattttcttaaatttgagGCGGAAGAATCTAGAATCATTATATGGCGTAGACCCGATTTAAATCATATGGAATTTGCTGAAATGATAGCAACCAGAGCAATGatgatatttgaatataaatggaCAGAATTGAAAATACCAAAAGTGCAATTTGTTGCAATCCATAGTTTGCGATGTGACAATGAGAACTGGGGCCTCCTGTTAAATag tgaaacagatattatttacgataaaaatctGGATTCTGTTgcgcataaaataaaagtagcgTGGTTGATTGGGCGCAAGATGGCATATCAATGGTTTGCTGATAAACCCATAATAAACCCATTTTGGTTAGGTACATTTTGGGGGTCATCTGGGTTATGGTTAATCGATGGTCTTACTACATTGTCTGGACTTTATGCTATCGATTCCATCaag gGTTACGGAAATTTCGAAAtggtgaatttatttatagttcaGGTTTATTATGAATCACTTCGTTTGGAGACTCACAATCAGTTTCTTATAAAGGAAGCCAATTTATCcgaaaataatgcattttcttctttttaccgTTACattaaag GATACTATCGCGTTAATTACGATCCTGAAAATTggcaaaaaattgcaaaatatttgaactctatagaatatacaaaaatacatgttCTTAATCGTGCTAAAATCATCGacgatgcattttattttatgataaatggcCAACTCAATTCTTCCCTATTCTGGAACTTGACAAGCTATCTTGGAcaagaaacaaattatatagcatGGTATCCTATGATAAAAGCTTTTGAACACATGTCGAGCATCTTTCCATTTCCAGATAAAGAAGTCCAAAATATCaag gagaaaataaagaatatattggCCAATCtacttgagaaaataaaatacgtagAAGATCCTAAGGAAAGTGATCTTACTAAATGTTTAAGGCAAGAAGCCATTAAATGGTTATGTATTCTCGATGACAAGAAATGTCTCAAAAAAGCTTATGACAAATTGAAATTGCATAATGGAATGTCGGATacaaataa ACTTTTACCGGGGTGGAAAGAATGGTTATACTGTAAAGGTTTGATGTCAGCAGAGAGACATATTTGGCGTATGGTAAAGGACAATTCAGcgggaaaatataataatgatagatttttagaatttttagcttgcgcttcaaataaaattatggacGAATATTTAGAATCAATAATGTTCaaacataataaaacatataacgAAACACAAATCAAGAGAAATATGATtagtttcctttttattattgcaaaacatGCAAAGCACGATAATGtgtttttgaatatattggaaaattttgataaattaaaaccaAG ATGTGTCAATGGAGTTGCCATATCTATTGGCATTATTAATCATGTGTATtctgaaaaacaattaaaagag GTCAAAAACATTATGAGAAGTATCATTAAACCTGAAGCATacaaaaatagtattaaacatatatgggagaaaaaaataattctctctGATAAGAACTATTATCTCGTTGACAAG GAAACTattgaaactaatttttacAAGTATAAAAATCTTGTGGAAGAATGGGTGTGA
- the LOC140676206 gene encoding aminopeptidase N-like: protein MAFLRLLFYSGLIFSTIITFSINENTENSSITFNDYFDDIMPVHYDVKLIPYFKEDKEHKIYKYLRNNKYILELQEKGNFVFYGELNAFFDISHSFTKIGLNLPTLIRILSGDLQKISAVRNSTFKYSATITPDAAKQICFFNFKLTLSSGRYKLNTKFVTAIDNTENIITSIKPIVYRRESFEMLDVIHFQATGARRLFPCWDKPTSKATFHISIKHHRKYQIFSNMPVQEREICIHEMDKTETDIKWTCFNTTPPISTYIVTVVISSADFLKFEAEKSRIIIWRRPELDHIEFAEMIATRAMIIFEYYWTELKIPKVQFVAIQSLLYDNENWGLLLNSETDIIYDKNLDSVAHKIKVAQLIGRKMAYQWFADKINPFWSSELWLIDGLTTLYGIDVIDSTEDYKNSEMLDLFIVQVYYESLRLESHNQSLIKEANFSENNAFSSFYRYVKAPLITRMLQYVITNNMFQLKVYEYLNFEFKSKSLLQHLWLTIQDILSKLYPEKERILSSTINDWMKSINYPVLKITRDFAYKANVYRITIENYEIVKKYAFWVPVTYTSQNNLNFEKLRMPLFDKRLKVLSSSQPTSQVGLKDNGWVIFNLQQTGYYRVNYDPENWQKIAEYLNSAEYTKIHVLNRAKIIDDAFYFMINGQLNSFLFWNLTSYLGQETNYIAWYPMIKTFEHMSSIFPFLDKGVQNIKEKIKNILANLFEKIKYEEDLEESDLTKCLRQEAIKWLCILDDLNCLIKAYDKLMSHIPYMSDTNKLLPWWKEWIYCKGLILAESNDLRNVKEYLTKKYNNDRFLEFLACASNKIMEEYLKSIMFKHNVTYHKAQIKRNMISFLFIIAKHTKHDNVFLYILENFDKLKPRGVNGIAIIISIINHVYSEKQLKQLKNVMRNIIEPEAYKNSIERIWDKKRILSDKYYYLPDKENIETRFYEYKNFVEKWMLDADKKLLRRLHEIEEIKKYFKIYSFFP, encoded by the exons ATGGCATTTCTCAGACTGTTATTTTATAGCGGTCTTATATTTAGCACcataataacattttcaattaatgaaaatacggAAAACTCATCGATTACATTTAATGATTACTTTGATGATATAATGCCAGTGCATTACGACGTCAAGTTAATACCATATTTCAAAGAAGACaaagaacataaaatatataaatatttacggaataacaaatatatactaGAGCTTCAAGAAAAAGGCAACTTTGTTTTCTACGGCGAATTAAATGCCTTTTTCGATATTTCCCattcatttacaaaaatagGTTTAAATTTACCGACACTAATACGCATTTTATCTGgagatttgcaaaaaatttcagCTGTACGAAATtcgacatttaaatattcagcAACAATTACACCTGATGCTGCAAAACAAATttgctttttcaattttaagttAACTTTATCTAGTGGACGTTACAAactaaatacaaaatttgtcACTGCAATTGATAACACGGAAAACATTATTACTTCTATAAAGCCTATAGTTTATAGGAGAGAATCATTCGAAAT GTTGGACGTAATACATTTTCAGGCGACTGGAGCTCGACGATTGTTTCCATGCTGGGATAAGCCGACAAGCAAGGCCACTTTTCACATTTCCATAAAGCATCATCGCAAAtaccaaattttttcaaatatgccGGTACAAGAAAGGGAAATCTGCATACATGAAATGGATAAAACCGAAACAGATATAAAGTGGACATGCTTTAATACTACTCCTCCAATATCCACTTATATCGTGACGGTTGTAATCTCGTCAGcagattttcttaaatttgagGCGGAAAAATCTAGAATCATTATATGGCGTAGACCCGAATTAGATCATATAGAATTTGCTGAAATGATAGCAACCAGAGCaatgataatatttgaatattactGGACAGAATTGAAAATACCAAAAGTGCAATTTGTTGCAATCCAAAGTTTGCTATATGACAATGAGAACTGGGGCCTTCTGTTAAATag tgaaacagatattatttacgataaaaatctGGATTCTGTTgcgcataaaataaaagtagcgCAGTTGATAGGGCGCAAAATGGCATATCAATGGTTtgctgataaaataaatccaTTTTGGTCATCTGAGTTATGGTTAATTGATGGTCTTACTACATTGTATGGAATTGATGTTATCGATTCCACCgag GATTATAAAAACTCCGAAATGTtggatttatttatagttCAGGTTTATTATGAATCACTTCGTTTGGAGAGCCACAATCAGTCTCTTATAAAGGAAGCCAATTTTTCcgaaaataatgcattttcttctttttaccgTTACgttaaag CACCCTTAATAACACGCATGCTGCAGTATGTAATTACAAATAACATGTTTCAACTGAaagtttatgaatatttaaattt tgaATTTAAGTCGAAGAGTCTTCTCCAACATTTATGGCTCACCATACAGGatattttaagcaaattatATCCTGAGAAAGAACGAATCCTTTCTTCGACAATAAATGATTGGatgaaatctataaattatcctGTGTTGAAAATAACGCGAGATTTTGCGTATAAAGCaaatgtatatagaataacaatagaaaattatgaaatagttaaaaaatacgcTTTCTGGGTACCTGTAACTTATACCTCccagaataatttaaattttgagaaGCTTAGAATGCCGCTTTTTGACAAAAGATTAAAAGTTTTGTCGTCGTCCCAGCCAACTAGCCAAGTTGGTCTAAAAGATAATGGTTGggtaatattcaatttacaaCAAACgg GATACTATCGCGTTAATTACGATCCTGAAAACTGGCAAAAAATTGCAGAATATTTGAACTCTGcagaatatacaaaaatacatgttCTTAATCGTGCTAAAATCATCGacgatgcattttattttatgataaatggcCAACTGAATTCTTTCCTATTCTGGAACTTGACGAGCTATCTTGGACAAGAGACAAATTATATAGCATGGTATCCTATGATAAAAACTTTTGAACACATGTCGAGCATCTTTCCATTTTTAGATAAAGGAGTTCAAAATATCaag gagaaaataaaaaatatattggccAATctatttgagaaaataaaatatgaagaagATCTTGAGGAAAGTGATCTTACTAAATGTTTAAGGCAAGAAGCCATTAAATGGTTATGTATTCTCGATGATTTGAATTGCCTCATAAAAGCTTATGACAAATTGATGTCGCATATTCCGTATATGTCGGAtacaaataa ACTTTTACCGTGGTGGAAAGAGTGGATATACTGTAAAGGTTTGATATTAGCAGAGAGTAACGATTTGCGCAATGTGAAGGAAtatttaacgaaaaaatataataacgatagatttttagaatttttagcttgtgcttcaaataaaattatggaggaatatttaaaatcaataatgttCAAACATAATGTAACATATCATAAAGCACAAATCAAGAGAAATATGATtagtttcctttttattattgcaaaacatACAAAGCACGATAATgtgtttttgtatatattggaaaattttgataaattaaaaccaAG AGGTGTCAATGGAATTGCCATTATTATTAGCATTATTAATCATGTGTATtctgaaaaacaattaaagcag CTCAAAAACGTCATGAGAAATATCATTGAGCCTGAAGCATACAAAAATAGTATTGAACGTATAtgggataaaaaaagaattctttctGACAAGTACTATTATCTCCCTGACAAG gaaaatattgaaactaGGTTTTacgagtataaaaattttgtggaAAAATGGATGTTGGACGCTGACAAAAAACTGCTGAGACGTTTACATGAAAtcgaagaaataaagaaatattttaagatatattctttttttccttaa